The following coding sequences are from one Humulus lupulus chromosome X, drHumLupu1.1, whole genome shotgun sequence window:
- the LOC133806680 gene encoding uncharacterized protein LOC133806680 — translation MPDLRLEARLTAQENSRMFAGKKLHPFFSSWKEDKKNRGVIDAEGKKLAVGRQNKEKTCAPIHVFERSQDTDMPLDWGTWKFSEEIFRRNICDLESTCESIVEGSIECLSFQKFPLILHPDNASSFQDNVFSECVIQDDCIYETFPTDDETEVC, via the exons ATGCCTGATTTGCGGTTAGAGGCAAGGTTGACAGCCCAG GAAAATTCACGGATGTTTGCAGGAAAAAAACTTCATCCCTTTTTTTCATCTTGGAAGGAAGACAAGAAAAATCGAGGGGTAATTGATGCAGAGGGTAAAAAGTTAGCAGTTGGTAGGCAAAATAAAGAGAAGACTTGTGCCCCGATTCATGTATTTGAAAGAAGCCAG GACACTGACATGCCCCTTGACTGGGGCACCTGGAAATTTTCTGAGGAGATCTTTAGGAGAAATATTTGTGACCTAGAAAGCACATGCGAATCTATTGTTGAAGGCTCCATTGAGTGCTTAAGTTTTCAAAAGTTTCCCCTCATTTTACACCCCGACAATGCATCAAGTTTTCAGGATAATGTTTTTTCAGAATGTGTTATTCAAGACGATTGTATTTATGAAACATTTCCAACTGATGATGAAACAGAGGTATGTTAG